From a region of the Armatimonas rosea genome:
- a CDS encoding PEP-CTERM sorting domain-containing protein: MNPLFKTTLVALTLVATSALGHAQTITFANFTQKYSGTPPVAPKVFEFVNTGNAATTGFTTTTLVNFTFLVNPSNPAIPVGTPIDANLTITSLVDGFSTGNFVPSQKLKSVQISFTGTGALAGQNLLTVFASTGILSGSKGSATANLEETDNGSNQIVQYSSAFLDFSTSNQQNYSISLNNIDSPGLVHDGNFPSGYLAGFQANASGQFASNAAFIPEPSTLALLSLGALGLLRRRRK; encoded by the coding sequence TTGAACCCCCTTTTCAAGACCACACTGGTCGCCCTTACACTCGTGGCCACCTCCGCACTCGGTCACGCACAGACCATCACCTTTGCCAACTTCACCCAGAAGTACTCGGGGACTCCCCCCGTAGCGCCGAAGGTCTTTGAGTTTGTCAACACCGGCAACGCCGCGACCACGGGCTTTACCACCACCACCCTGGTGAACTTCACCTTCCTGGTCAACCCCAGCAACCCCGCGATCCCGGTCGGCACGCCTATCGACGCCAACCTCACCATCACGTCGCTGGTCGATGGCTTCTCCACAGGCAACTTTGTCCCCAGCCAGAAGCTCAAGAGTGTCCAGATCTCCTTCACCGGTACGGGCGCTCTCGCGGGCCAGAACCTCCTGACGGTCTTTGCGTCCACGGGAATCCTCTCCGGGAGCAAGGGCTCCGCCACCGCCAACCTAGAAGAGACCGACAACGGCTCCAACCAGATTGTGCAGTACTCGTCGGCGTTCCTAGACTTCAGCACCAGCAACCAGCAGAACTACAGCATCTCCCTCAACAACATCGACAGCCCGGGGCTGGTCCACGATGGCAACTTCCCCAGCGGCTACCTGGCGGGCTTCCAGGCCAACGCGTCGGGACAGTTTGCCTCGAACGCCGCCTTTATCCCGGAGCCATCTACCCTCGCCCTCCTCAGCTTGGGAGCACTGGGGCTGCTCCGAAGACGCCGAAAATAA
- a CDS encoding SGNH/GDSL hydrolase family protein yields MLADPKTYLAPLTEELRKTWPSNRLVNIVCHGHSVPAGYFKTPVVDSFHAYPHLLHRALKEHFPHAVLNVIVTAIGGEESESGARRFEAEVLCHRPDLLLIDYSLNDRRLGLERAAAAWGQMIQAAQKKKVPLICCTPTLDNGDLVELRKHAAQVRELAERNSLGLADSFARWERTIAEGTPREALLSQSNHPNEAGHKLVVQELLRWFPGVERV; encoded by the coding sequence ATGCTCGCTGATCCCAAGACCTATCTCGCGCCCCTCACCGAGGAGCTGCGCAAGACGTGGCCGTCCAACCGGCTGGTCAATATTGTCTGTCATGGCCATAGTGTGCCCGCCGGGTACTTCAAGACGCCCGTTGTGGATAGCTTTCACGCCTACCCGCACCTGCTCCACCGGGCGCTCAAGGAGCACTTTCCCCATGCCGTGCTCAACGTGATTGTCACGGCGATTGGCGGCGAGGAGTCGGAGAGCGGTGCGCGGCGCTTTGAGGCCGAGGTGCTCTGCCACCGGCCCGATCTGCTGCTGATCGACTACAGCCTCAACGACCGGCGGCTCGGGCTGGAGCGGGCGGCGGCGGCCTGGGGGCAGATGATCCAGGCGGCGCAGAAAAAGAAAGTCCCGCTGATCTGCTGCACGCCGACTCTGGACAACGGCGACCTGGTCGAGCTACGCAAGCACGCCGCGCAGGTGCGGGAGCTGGCGGAGAGAAATAGCCTCGGGCTGGCCGATAGCTTCGCCCGCTGGGAGCGCACCATCGCCGAGGGCACGCCGCGTGAGGCGCTTCTCTCCCAGAGCAACCACCCCAACGAAGCGGGGCATAAGCTCGTTGTCCAGGAGCTCCTGCGCTGGTTTCCGGGGGTCGAGCGGGTATAG